From Mytilus galloprovincialis chromosome 9, xbMytGall1.hap1.1, whole genome shotgun sequence, the proteins below share one genomic window:
- the LOC143044775 gene encoding uncharacterized protein LOC143044775 translates to MPSYCCVPGCKESGGHKFPSDKELNLKWRVAIRRTNETRGLWRPGKHDIVCHNHFTLSDYKNTLLGDKSRLKKDVVPSVFPFRQEAIVSPRALRMKSRDHGDLVSKDKSMEGIENGIQYEVEIETTSNERPIEVTDESDIGKVAEDKNVQCGLLGDYSIENFINNPKAVSYYTGFSCYDHFIFLFHSLGPAAYELNYKCVKLEPKDQLFLTLMKIRCGKEDFELSLFFNISESTVSRTINTWINFLYFQLKDLDIWPSRQVVDEFMPVDFGRKFPTTRVILDATEIPIQKPSDVNNQSVTWSSYKHRNTIKTMVGCTPRGAVSYVSDCYGGSVSDRQIIENSHLLENEIFDSGDSIMADRGIMVQDLFANQNVFVNTPTMLKGKSQLEPEEIIKDRRVASKRIHIERVIGLSKRFKILKYELSSSKFPLSNRIVFVCFALLNFKNAIVDKLA, encoded by the exons ATGCCGTCGTATTGTTGTGTCCCCGGTTGCAAGGAAAGTGGAGGTCATAAATTCCCGAGTGACAAGGAACTAAATTTAAAGTGGAGAGTGGCAATAAGAAGAACAAACGAGACGAGAGGACTTTGGAGACCGGGAAAACATGATATTGTGTGTCATAATCATTTCACACTCTCTGATTACAAGAACACATTATTAG GTGACAAGAGTAGACTCAAGAAGGATGTTGTACCCTCGGTCTTCCCTTTTCGTCAAGAAGCTATTGTAAGCCCAAGAGCATTGAGGATGAAATCCAGGGATCATGGAGATTTGGTCAGTAAAGACAAGTCTATGGAAGGTATTGAAAATGGCATACAGTATGAGGTTGAAATTGAGACAACAAGTAATGAGCGTCCTATTGAAGTAACAGATGAGTCAGACATAGGGAAGGTTGCTGAGGATAAGAATGTTCAGTGTGGATTGTTGGGTGACTACTCCattgaaaatttcataaataacCCCAAAGCAGTATCCTATTACACAGGATTTAGTTGTTATGATCATTTCATATTCTTGTTTCATTCACTTGGCCCTGCTGCTTATGAATTGAACTATAAATGTGTGAAACTTGAACCAAAAGACCAATTGTTTCTTACTTTGATGAAAATTAGATGTGGAAAGGAAGATTTTGAgctgtctttattttttaatatttccgAGTCTACAGTATCCAGAACCATTAATACTTGGataaactttttatattttcaattgaaaGATCTTGATATTTGGCCCTCAAGGCAAGTTGTAGATGAATTTATGCCTGTGGATTTTGGAAGGAAATTCCCAACTACAAGGGTTATTTTAGATGCCACAGAAATTCCAATCCAAAAACCATCTGATGTTAACAACCAGAGTGTTACATGGTCGTCGTACAAGCATAGAAATACCATCAAAACTATGGTTGGTTGTACCCCAAGAGGTGCGGTGTCTTATGTTTCAGACTGTTATGGTGGGTCAGTCAGTGACAGACAAATTATCGAAAATTCACACCTACTTGAAAATGAAATCTTTGATTCTGGTGACAGCATTATGGCAGATAGGGGTATCATGGTGCAAGATCTTTTTGCAAACCAAAATGTATTTGTGAATACACCTACCATGCTGAAAGGGAAGTCCCAATTAGAACCAGAGGAAATAATAAAAGACCGTAGAGTGGCATCCAAGCGTATCCACATTGAGCGTGTCATTGGATTAAGCaagagatttaaaattttaaaatatgaactATCAAGTAGTAAATTTCCTCTAAGTAACAGAATTGTATTTGTATGCTTTGCTTTATTGAATTTCAAGAATGCCATTGTGGATAAATTAGCATAA
- the LOC143046528 gene encoding uncharacterized protein LOC143046528 — MEAAKYNKWTVPKLKAELVVRGAVITGRKADLIDRLIAYDKNRNFKQPAIEIPDHTDISWPKCGYKQLISDHRLVFSKLTREQIDGYFLYRLAGDKQINGDIKAIEKGKNLLEAKKILASSVLFTVDDIYLTGIVGAAMKKQVTYNYKLKMEKGSGSPVNSQCECPAGKGPHATCKHIAAVLLMLEEFSQSGQLAVEKSCTEGLQTFNQPRAYYTGKPLKLEDIPLKRKLGDDLLSDPRPEKYRRMKDYTDYVRNTMVNYCAISSKDIAMRYLFPRANLLAAQHDHHYLKLPFAEHWVDEAVKVTEKEAQSIEKTTRGQSNNKEWFKARQWRVTASRFGEVTKITARRNIKKLCDSLHNPKPINKPQIFHGKMYESKALTQFKQNYKMNVVNCGLIVSHHYPFLGASPDGLVGADSLVEVKCPYSGRNEKILPGSKFKFLMYERDGTMVLRKSSPYYDQIQGQLFLCKRKL; from the exons ATGGAGGCGGCAAAGTACAACAAGTGGACGGTACCGAAGTTAAAGGCAGAATTGGTTGTAAGGGGAGCTGTGATAACAGGAAGAAAAGCAGACCTGATTGATAG ATTAATTGCCTATGACAAAAATAGAAATTTCAAACAGCCAGCCATTGAAATCCCTGACCACACTGATATTTCATGGCCTAAGTGTGGCTATAAGCAACTCATTTCAGACCATAGACTGGTTTTTTCCAAACTCACCAGAGAACAGATCGATGGgtactttttatacagattagcTG GTGATAAGCAGATAAATGGAGATATAAAAgcaattgaaaaaggaaaaaactTGTTGGAGGCAAAGAAGATCCTGGCTTCATCTGTTTTATTTACTGTGGATGACATTTATCTTACTGGGATTGTTGGTGCTGCCATGAAGAAACag gtAACTTATAACtacaaattgaaaatggaaaaggGGTCAGGAAGTCCAGTAAATTCACAATGTGAGTGTCCGGCAGGAAAGGGTCCGCATGCAACCTGCAAACATATTGCAGCAGTACTACTAATGCTAGAAGAATTTTCCCAGTCAGGCCAACTAGCTGTGGAGAAATCTTGTACAGAAGGACTCCAAACATTCAACCAACCTAGGGCATATTATACTG GTAAACCATTAAAACTGGAGGACATTCCATTGAAAAGGAAACTTGGAGATGATCTACTTTCTGATCCTAGACCAGAAAAGTACAGGAGAATGAAAGACTATACTGATTATGTAAGAAACACAATGGTTAACTATTGTGCCATCTCATCTAAAGACATTGCCATGAGATATCTTTTCCCTAGAGCAAACTTACTG GCTGCCCAACATGATCATCATTATTTGAAATTGCCATTTGCTGAACATTGGGTTGATGAAGCTGTAAAG gTCACAGAAAAGGAAGCACAATCCATTGAAAAGACCACAAGAGGCCAATCAAATAACAAAGAATGGTTCAAGGCCCGTCAGTGGAGGGTAACAGCATCCAGATTTGGTGAAGTCACAAAAATAACAGCTAGAAGGAACATAAAAAAACTTTGTGACTCACTTCACAATCCAAAACCTATTAACAAGCCTCAAATTTTCCATGGAAAAATGTATGAAAGCAAGGCTTTAACTCAattcaaacaaaattataaaatgaatgTAGTTAATTGTGGATTAATTGTCTCCCACCATTACCCATTTTTGGGAGCATCTCCAGATGGACTTGTGGGAGCAGACAGTCTGGTTGAGGTTAAATGTCCTTACAGTGGGAGAAATGAAAAAATTCTCCCAGggtcaaaatttaaatttttaatgtatGAAAGAGATGGCACAATGGTCTTGAGAAAAAGTAGTCCTTATTATGACCAAATTCAAGGACAACTCTTTTTGTGTAAAAGGAA ATTATAA
- the LOC143046729 gene encoding uncharacterized protein LOC143046729 — protein MEIWECVKETKTRPKSGYHLLGTYQYFPLLECKIGTTTREDGGRCLPCKYNMYGILCSETCDCNPYERCDNEVGCISKSTESTVSVKFLNETVTGKQTNTLKDRSSIKEWIMYTLCISGLTALTVVVHLLHKKRKQRSLKLKINKEVVLESFQPTPCIGIYSEVDENPLIFDTTELNVASQASFRKSVDFISQGRQSIITEIEDEKSTGYLDVYFDMENDTSKIDGQIVHTESLSNISFNSDFATQDNAEYCKPYTIPQDSCQENSNACEVIVTVHQCIENSSPLEKEATSNIYPDMFQPIQTDKQIQRQANKNLLSQKLQQ, from the exons atggaaatttgggaatgtgtcaaagagaccaaaACCCGTCCAAAGAGCGGATATCATTTATTAGGAACTTATCAATACTTCCCTCTTTTAGAATGCAAAATTGGAACAACAACAAGAGAAGATGGAGGTCGATGTCTTCcatgtaaatataatatgtatGGTATTTTATGTAGTGAAACATGTGACTGTAATCCTTATGAAAG gtGCGATAATGAGGTGGGATGTATTTCAAAGAGCACAG AGAGCACAGTGTcagttaaatttttaaatgaaacagtCACTGGAAAACAGACCAATACTTTGAAAGATA GAAGTTCAATCAAAGAATGGATAATGTATACACTGTGTATAAGTGGGTTAACTGCTCTAACTGTTGTGGTTCATCTATTACATAAAAAGAGAAAGCAACGATCACTTAAACTAAAAATCAATAAAGAAGTTGTTTTGGAATCTTTTCAACCGACCCCATGTATTGGCATCTATAGTGAGGTCGACGAAAACCCGTTAATATTTGATACAACGGAACTGAATGTTGCATCACAAGCATCTTTTAGGAAATCTGTTGATTTCATTTCGCAGGGGAGACAATCGATTATAACAGAAATCGAAGATGAAAAATCGACAGGGTACCTTGACGTATACTTTGATATGGAAAACGACACTTCAAAAATAGATGGTCAAATAGTTCACACAGAAAGCTtgtcaaatatttcttttaactcagattttgcgACACAAGACAATGCAGAATATTGTAAACCTTACACAATACCTCAGGACAGTTGCCAAGAAAACTCGAATGCGTGTGAAGTAATAGTTACGGTGCATCAATGTATTGAAAATTCTTCACCGTTGGAAAAAGAAGCTACCAGTAATATATATCCTGATATGTTCCAACCTATACAAAccgacaaacaaatacaacgcCAAGCGAACAAAAATCTGCTATCCCAAAAATTACAACAGTAA